A genomic stretch from Onychostoma macrolepis isolate SWU-2019 chromosome 02, ASM1243209v1, whole genome shotgun sequence includes:
- the LOC131551601 gene encoding guanylate-binding protein 1-like isoform X1, with product MALSHLTQRKIHRGAKRTLQTTRQVTCGRKTNKQEELERASMSKAGLMPSPICLVENVNGSLSVCKDAIEFLSRISEPVVVVSVVGLYRTGKSYLMNRLAGQQSGFALGNTIESKTKGIWMWCVSHPYKEGHTLVLLDTEGLGDVAKGDSKNDSWIFCLAVLLSSTLVYNSRGTIDNTAVEKLQYVVELTEQIKIRSTNAADEEEEEDCKFVQFFPSFTWVVRDFTLELVIDGKRVTEDEYLDFALQLKKGVSKKVSDYNLPRQCIRNYFPSPRKCFVFPSPASPENMTRLESLQERDLVPDFLKVTGSFCDHIFHNSVVKTVKGGHRVTGKLLGHLVEIYVDTINSGKVPCLDNAVVALANLQNQTAVQEALKAYQIWMEKVKNKFPVGVDDISSEHQKFSSLATAEFMKRSFKDEKGEYLKKLMEDIDMYYVGLLQENEMASERKCRDLLKNLFSDMNKRLQDGEYSQAGGYELYCRDRDAIVEQYRREPNKGVSAEAVLNEFLNERGPEANSILHMDTKLTENDRKIQEGKEKNALMEQKLKEEEEKRIESERMMKAEKERQEDQMRQMQEKFNKEMEQQQQEMDRAIESKLNEREEMIKKGFSEKADLLNEEITNLKKEKGSSGGFMKDYVMPFFGAVAEILPTVLNYRVLMKGLKKVK from the exons ATGGCGCTCTCTCACCTCACACAGCGAAAAATACATCGCGGAGCAAAGAGGACACTGCAGACAACACGACAGGTTACTTGTGGAAGGAAAACAAA CAAACAGGAAGAGCTAGAGAGAGCCAGCATGTCTAAAGCCGGACTAATGCCTTCGCCCATATGTTTGGTGGAGAATGTGAACGGATCACTCAGTGTCTGTAAGGATGCCATTGAGTTCCTGAGTAGGATCAGTGAGCCGGTGGTGGTGGTGTCTGTGGTGGGACTCTACCGTACAGGGAAATCTTACCTTATGAACCGCCTGGCGGGACAACAGTCAG GCTTTGCTCTCGGCAATACTATCGAGTCGAAAACCAAAGGCATCTGGATGTGGTGTGTCTCGCACCCCTATAAAGAAGGACACACTCTGGTGCTGCTGGATACAGAGGGACTTGGTGATGTGGCCAAA GGAGACTCTAAGAATGACAGCTGGATCTTCTGTCTGGCTGTTCTGCTCAGCAGCACTCTGGTGTACAACAGCCGGGGCACTATTGATAACACTGCAGTGGAAAAGCTGCA ATATGTTGTTGAGCTCACTGAGCAGATCAAGATCAGATCGACGAATGCAGCAGAtgaggaggaagaagaggatTGTAAGTTTGTGCAGTTTTTCCCATCATTCACCTGGGTCGTGAGAGATTTCACCTTGGAATTGGTAATTGATGGAAAGAGGGTGACTGAGGACGAGTACCTTGATTTTGCTCTCCAGCTCAAGAAAG GTGTGAGCAAGAAAGTCAGTGACTACAACCTGCCTCGTCAATGCATCCGAAACTATTTCCCGTCCCCCAGGAAGTGTTTTGTGTTCCCTTCTCCAGCCTCACCTGAAAACATGACACGTTTAGAAAGCTTGCAAGAACGGGACCTTGTACCCGATTTTCTGAAGGTCACGGGAAGTTTTTGTGATCACATCTTTCACAATAGTGTCGTGAAAACAGTGAAAGGAGGACACAGAGTTACTGGCAAAT tGCTTGGACATCTGGTTGAGATTTATGTGGACACAATCAACAGTGGTAAGGTGCCCTGTCTGGACAATGCAGTTGTTGCTCTTGCAAATCTACAGAACCAGACAGCTGTTCAAGAAGCTCTGAAAGCGTATCAGATTTGGATGGAAAAG GTGAAGAACAAGTTCCCAGTAGGTGTGGATGATATTTCCTCCGAGCACCAGAAGTTCAGCAGTCTGGCCACCGCTGAGTTTATGAAACGCTCCTTTAAAGATGAAAAAGGAGAATACCTGAAAAAACTGATG GAAGACATAGATATGTACTATGTAGGCCTGCTGCAAGAGAATGAGATGGCATCAGAGAGAAAGTGCAGAGATCTGCTGAAGAATCTGTTCTCTGACATGAATAAACGGCTGCAGGATGGAGAGTACAGTCAGGCTGGAGGATATGAACTCTACTGCAGAGACAGAGACGCCATTGTTGAACAGTACCGCAGAGAACCCAATAAAGGTGTATCG GCCGAGGCTGTGCTGAATGAGTTTCTGAATGAGCGAGGACCAGAAGCAAACAGCATCCTCCACATGGACACAAAACTCACTGAAAATGACAGAAAGATTCAGG AGGGAAAGGAAAAGAATGCTCTGATGGAACAGAAGCttaaagaggaagaggagaaacGCATTGAGAGTGAGCGAATGATGAAGGCAGAGAAAGAGCGGCAGGAGGACCAAATGAGGCAGATGCAGGAGAAGTTCAACAAGGAGAtggagcagcagcagcaggagaTGGACAGAGCCATTGAGAGCAAGCTGAATGAGCGGGAGGAGATGATAAAGAAAGGCTTCAGTGAGAAAGCTGATCTCCTGAATGAAGAGATAACAaatctaaaaaaagaaaagggaagTTCTGGTGGTTTCATGAAGGACTATGTGATGCCTTTTTTTGGAGCTGTGGCAGAAATCCTTCCAACTGTTCTTAATTATAGAGTGCTGATGAAAGGActcaaaaaagtaaaatga
- the LOC131551601 gene encoding guanylate-binding protein 1-like isoform X2: MSKAGLMPSPICLVENVNGSLSVCKDAIEFLSRISEPVVVVSVVGLYRTGKSYLMNRLAGQQSGFALGNTIESKTKGIWMWCVSHPYKEGHTLVLLDTEGLGDVAKGDSKNDSWIFCLAVLLSSTLVYNSRGTIDNTAVEKLQYVVELTEQIKIRSTNAADEEEEEDCKFVQFFPSFTWVVRDFTLELVIDGKRVTEDEYLDFALQLKKGVSKKVSDYNLPRQCIRNYFPSPRKCFVFPSPASPENMTRLESLQERDLVPDFLKVTGSFCDHIFHNSVVKTVKGGHRVTGKLLGHLVEIYVDTINSGKVPCLDNAVVALANLQNQTAVQEALKAYQIWMEKVKNKFPVGVDDISSEHQKFSSLATAEFMKRSFKDEKGEYLKKLMEDIDMYYVGLLQENEMASERKCRDLLKNLFSDMNKRLQDGEYSQAGGYELYCRDRDAIVEQYRREPNKGVSAEAVLNEFLNERGPEANSILHMDTKLTENDRKIQEGKEKNALMEQKLKEEEEKRIESERMMKAEKERQEDQMRQMQEKFNKEMEQQQQEMDRAIESKLNEREEMIKKGFSEKADLLNEEITNLKKEKGSSGGFMKDYVMPFFGAVAEILPTVLNYRVLMKGLKKVK; this comes from the exons ATGTCTAAAGCCGGACTAATGCCTTCGCCCATATGTTTGGTGGAGAATGTGAACGGATCACTCAGTGTCTGTAAGGATGCCATTGAGTTCCTGAGTAGGATCAGTGAGCCGGTGGTGGTGGTGTCTGTGGTGGGACTCTACCGTACAGGGAAATCTTACCTTATGAACCGCCTGGCGGGACAACAGTCAG GCTTTGCTCTCGGCAATACTATCGAGTCGAAAACCAAAGGCATCTGGATGTGGTGTGTCTCGCACCCCTATAAAGAAGGACACACTCTGGTGCTGCTGGATACAGAGGGACTTGGTGATGTGGCCAAA GGAGACTCTAAGAATGACAGCTGGATCTTCTGTCTGGCTGTTCTGCTCAGCAGCACTCTGGTGTACAACAGCCGGGGCACTATTGATAACACTGCAGTGGAAAAGCTGCA ATATGTTGTTGAGCTCACTGAGCAGATCAAGATCAGATCGACGAATGCAGCAGAtgaggaggaagaagaggatTGTAAGTTTGTGCAGTTTTTCCCATCATTCACCTGGGTCGTGAGAGATTTCACCTTGGAATTGGTAATTGATGGAAAGAGGGTGACTGAGGACGAGTACCTTGATTTTGCTCTCCAGCTCAAGAAAG GTGTGAGCAAGAAAGTCAGTGACTACAACCTGCCTCGTCAATGCATCCGAAACTATTTCCCGTCCCCCAGGAAGTGTTTTGTGTTCCCTTCTCCAGCCTCACCTGAAAACATGACACGTTTAGAAAGCTTGCAAGAACGGGACCTTGTACCCGATTTTCTGAAGGTCACGGGAAGTTTTTGTGATCACATCTTTCACAATAGTGTCGTGAAAACAGTGAAAGGAGGACACAGAGTTACTGGCAAAT tGCTTGGACATCTGGTTGAGATTTATGTGGACACAATCAACAGTGGTAAGGTGCCCTGTCTGGACAATGCAGTTGTTGCTCTTGCAAATCTACAGAACCAGACAGCTGTTCAAGAAGCTCTGAAAGCGTATCAGATTTGGATGGAAAAG GTGAAGAACAAGTTCCCAGTAGGTGTGGATGATATTTCCTCCGAGCACCAGAAGTTCAGCAGTCTGGCCACCGCTGAGTTTATGAAACGCTCCTTTAAAGATGAAAAAGGAGAATACCTGAAAAAACTGATG GAAGACATAGATATGTACTATGTAGGCCTGCTGCAAGAGAATGAGATGGCATCAGAGAGAAAGTGCAGAGATCTGCTGAAGAATCTGTTCTCTGACATGAATAAACGGCTGCAGGATGGAGAGTACAGTCAGGCTGGAGGATATGAACTCTACTGCAGAGACAGAGACGCCATTGTTGAACAGTACCGCAGAGAACCCAATAAAGGTGTATCG GCCGAGGCTGTGCTGAATGAGTTTCTGAATGAGCGAGGACCAGAAGCAAACAGCATCCTCCACATGGACACAAAACTCACTGAAAATGACAGAAAGATTCAGG AGGGAAAGGAAAAGAATGCTCTGATGGAACAGAAGCttaaagaggaagaggagaaacGCATTGAGAGTGAGCGAATGATGAAGGCAGAGAAAGAGCGGCAGGAGGACCAAATGAGGCAGATGCAGGAGAAGTTCAACAAGGAGAtggagcagcagcagcaggagaTGGACAGAGCCATTGAGAGCAAGCTGAATGAGCGGGAGGAGATGATAAAGAAAGGCTTCAGTGAGAAAGCTGATCTCCTGAATGAAGAGATAACAaatctaaaaaaagaaaagggaagTTCTGGTGGTTTCATGAAGGACTATGTGATGCCTTTTTTTGGAGCTGTGGCAGAAATCCTTCCAACTGTTCTTAATTATAGAGTGCTGATGAAAGGActcaaaaaagtaaaatga